In Elusimicrobiota bacterium, the following are encoded in one genomic region:
- a CDS encoding extracellular solute-binding protein, which produces MKKIFCLVFFFGLFMPLTSCSKKAEQKADVSIWHWMTDRQDAFEKLAAQYEKENGVKVIFETYAPSEVYRDKVRAAASGKLLPEIYSPLGDKRELAAYINSGYVADLTDEMNKGWKNIFFNKPLGQSTYSEGNEWKVKPGIYGVPFDVNAILIFYNKDLFKKAGLDPEKPPKTWNEFIETGKKLKAAGIQPFATGFGEPWLVGAFVASYEWNLLGKEGMIDTIKGKIKYTDPLWIRVIGLLDEMRKNGMFAAGVATMVNKDAERTFATGRAAMAFNGSWGVNVYRGMNPQLNYGVMLPPSISDAKHPLLIFGGEGSSFNINPNSPNKEKAIAFLKWLTAKEQQLLLAEETLNIPSNKQALENLSPILKEFARNIEKTFPSLPVVESWQVTNVINTGLQAIIIGEKNPETIAKEIQTEKENQQKKNQLK; this is translated from the coding sequence ATGAAAAAAATATTTTGCCTTGTTTTCTTTTTTGGTTTGTTTATGCCATTAACATCATGTTCTAAAAAAGCCGAACAAAAGGCTGATGTTTCAATATGGCATTGGATGACGGATAGACAGGATGCATTTGAAAAACTAGCTGCACAGTATGAAAAAGAGAACGGAGTAAAGGTTATTTTTGAAACTTACGCGCCTTCCGAAGTTTACCGCGATAAGGTTAGAGCCGCGGCCAGCGGGAAACTTCTTCCCGAAATATACAGCCCGTTAGGAGATAAAAGAGAGTTAGCCGCGTATATAAATTCCGGATATGTTGCTGATCTGACGGATGAAATGAACAAGGGCTGGAAAAATATATTCTTTAATAAACCTCTTGGCCAAAGTACTTATTCCGAAGGTAATGAGTGGAAAGTAAAACCTGGTATTTACGGAGTTCCGTTTGATGTTAACGCTATTTTGATTTTTTATAATAAGGATCTTTTCAAAAAAGCAGGGTTGGACCCTGAAAAACCCCCTAAAACATGGAATGAATTCATAGAAACGGGAAAAAAATTGAAAGCTGCAGGTATTCAGCCGTTTGCCACCGGTTTTGGAGAACCGTGGCTTGTTGGAGCCTTTGTAGCGTCTTACGAATGGAACCTTCTTGGAAAGGAGGGTATGATTGACACCATAAAAGGGAAAATTAAATATACCGATCCTCTATGGATAAGGGTTATAGGCCTTTTGGACGAAATGCGAAAGAACGGAATGTTTGCCGCGGGAGTTGCCACGATGGTTAACAAAGACGCGGAACGAACTTTTGCAACTGGGAGAGCGGCGATGGCATTTAACGGTTCTTGGGGAGTGAATGTTTACCGCGGAATGAATCCTCAGCTAAATTACGGGGTAATGCTTCCTCCGTCAATATCTGATGCGAAACATCCATTGCTTATTTTCGGCGGAGAAGGTTCTTCATTTAATATTAATCCGAATTCTCCAAATAAGGAAAAGGCAATAGCGTTTTTGAAATGGCTGACTGCAAAGGAACAGCAGTTACTTCTTGCCGAGGAAACTCTTAATATCCCTTCCAATAAACAAGCTCTGGAAAATCTTTCGCCGATTTTAAAGGAATTTGCACGAAATATTGAAAAAACTTTTCCTTCGCTTCCAGTCGTTGAATCTTGGCAGGTTACCAATGTCATAAATACCGGGCTTCAGGCAATAATTATTGGTGAAAAAAATCCTGAAACAATAGCAAAAGAAATTCAAACGGAAAAAGAAAACCAGCAGAAAAAAAATCAATTAAAATGA
- the radC gene encoding DNA repair protein RadC: MEKPFYVGHRKRIKEKYKKNGLTGWADYEVLELLLSFAIPRKDTKSLAKTLIKYFKSLSGVLDAETADLESIKGLSKHSAVLIKLIKDISIFYMRQSMADLDIISNPILAVRYLKVLLKGSGDEEFHALFLDSSNHLLLSKKVHDGTVNKSVVYPRKVVEYALLNKAAGVIIAHNHPSGSLKPSEDDLKTTSAVKNALETVDISLLDHVLITKNGYLSFKEKGML; encoded by the coding sequence ATGGAAAAGCCATTTTACGTAGGCCACAGAAAAAGAATTAAAGAAAAATATAAAAAGAACGGTTTAACCGGTTGGGCAGATTATGAAGTGCTGGAATTACTCCTTTCCTTCGCAATTCCCAGAAAAGACACAAAATCCTTAGCAAAAACGTTAATCAAATATTTCAAATCCTTGAGCGGTGTTTTAGACGCTGAAACAGCAGACCTTGAATCAATAAAAGGATTGTCAAAACATTCAGCCGTTTTAATAAAACTTATAAAAGATATTTCAATTTTTTATATGCGTCAAAGCATGGCTGATCTTGATATAATATCCAACCCGATACTGGCTGTTAGGTATCTTAAGGTTTTATTAAAAGGTTCCGGTGATGAAGAATTTCATGCTTTATTCCTGGATTCATCAAATCATTTATTGTTAAGCAAAAAAGTGCATGACGGAACTGTCAATAAGTCGGTAGTATATCCGCGAAAAGTAGTTGAATACGCGCTATTAAATAAAGCAGCTGGCGTGATAATTGCTCATAACCATCCTTCAGGATCCTTAAAACCTTCTGAAGATGATTTGAAAACTACGTCTGCAGTAAAAAATGCGCTTGAAACTGTTGATATTTCGCTTCTTGACCATGTTCTTATAACAAAAAACGGATATCTGAGTTTTAAAGAAAAGGGAATGCTTTAA
- a CDS encoding peptide chain release factor-like protein, whose product MLLFGVSIEKQKELEKRMLELGIHEKDIIEKFIRSGGKGGQNVNKTSTQVYLKHLPTGIEVKCQRERQQSINRFLARRILAEKIEAKVLGKLSAEQQRIEKIRRQKRRRSKKAKEKILKNKKLQSEKKSFRKTVEY is encoded by the coding sequence ATGCTTCTATTTGGCGTTAGTATTGAAAAACAAAAAGAGCTGGAAAAAAGAATGCTTGAACTCGGCATTCACGAAAAAGATATAATTGAAAAATTTATAAGGTCCGGAGGAAAAGGCGGCCAAAATGTCAACAAAACCTCAACCCAGGTTTATTTAAAGCATTTGCCTACGGGGATTGAAGTCAAATGCCAGAGAGAAAGGCAGCAGTCAATAAACAGGTTTCTGGCAAGAAGAATATTAGCTGAAAAAATTGAAGCCAAGGTTTTAGGTAAGCTGAGCGCGGAACAGCAAAGGATAGAAAAAATTCGGAGACAGAAAAGAAGACGGTCAAAAAAAGCAAAAGAAAAAATTCTAAAGAATAAGAAACTGCAATCTGAAAAAAAGTCCTTCCGAAAGACGGTTGAATACTAA
- a CDS encoding sugar ABC transporter permease: MISKTVKEKTVNLFFILPALSLFLVFSFYPLIRTFQLSFFEWDGIVPQMKFVGFAQYVHILTKNPVFWKSMLNAAYITILALTLQNGLALLLALLVNREIKGDNIFRTIFFLPPVLSGIVVGLIWKWIYDGNYGVLNHFLTVLGIQGFVNFAWLAEIKTSLTAVAVVHMWKGFGYGFIILLAGLQTIPRELYEAAKVDGADAWQQFKHITVPSMISVFTIVAILTILGSMQIFDLIYSMTRGGPAGHTHVPITKIYEYMANGEFGYATAMAVVFGLILLVVSVGQIEMSRRSRK; the protein is encoded by the coding sequence ATGATATCAAAAACAGTTAAAGAAAAAACAGTAAATTTGTTTTTTATACTTCCGGCATTGTCCCTTTTTCTCGTTTTTAGTTTTTATCCTTTGATAAGGACTTTTCAACTGAGCTTTTTTGAGTGGGACGGCATTGTTCCCCAAATGAAGTTTGTCGGATTTGCCCAGTATGTTCATATACTGACAAAAAATCCGGTATTCTGGAAATCAATGCTTAACGCTGCTTATATTACAATACTTGCTCTAACTTTACAGAACGGATTGGCGCTTTTACTTGCTCTTTTGGTTAACAGGGAAATTAAAGGTGACAATATTTTTAGGACAATATTTTTCCTGCCTCCTGTTCTTTCAGGAATCGTCGTGGGCTTAATCTGGAAATGGATTTATGACGGAAACTACGGTGTTTTAAATCATTTTTTAACCGTTTTGGGAATTCAAGGATTTGTAAATTTTGCTTGGCTTGCGGAAATAAAAACATCGTTAACTGCGGTGGCCGTGGTTCATATGTGGAAAGGTTTCGGCTATGGTTTCATAATTTTGCTGGCAGGTTTACAGACAATACCAAGAGAGCTTTATGAAGCGGCTAAAGTCGACGGTGCGGATGCCTGGCAGCAGTTTAAGCATATCACTGTTCCTTCGATGATTTCGGTTTTTACTATTGTTGCTATCTTGACAATTCTTGGCTCAATGCAGATATTTGACTTAATTTATTCTATGACCAGGGGCGGGCCGGCAGGGCATACTCATGTGCCTATAACAAAAATTTATGAATATATGGCAAATGGCGAGTTCGGATATGCAACGGCTATGGCGGTAGTTTTTGGTTTAATTTTATTAGTTGTGTCTGTAGGTCAAATTGAAATGTCGCGCAGGAGCAGGAAATAA
- a CDS encoding carbohydrate ABC transporter permease, with translation MNDKVRQLIIDIITYSILIIIALSCIFPVFWMFSSSLKTQDEVFTKMNLLPEKWQFANYSLAWVKAKFGSYFLNSAIYTVTGVFGVVFLSSLAAYGFARLEMWGKNFFFYLLISTLLIPVPGVFVPLYLLLKNLGLLDTRTGLVLCYISGGLAFGIFLLRSFFEELPKEIEEAALIDGASKFGIYWRIALPLARPAIATLIIFNSLTIWNEFLLALVVLQDKAKMPIQRGLMVFQGTHITDYPLLMAGLTIATIPVLVIYLLMQKHIVKGIAAGALKG, from the coding sequence ATGAATGATAAAGTAAGGCAGTTAATTATTGACATCATAACATATTCAATATTAATTATAATCGCATTAAGCTGTATTTTTCCTGTTTTTTGGATGTTTTCTTCTTCATTGAAAACTCAGGATGAGGTTTTTACCAAAATGAATCTTTTGCCGGAAAAATGGCAATTCGCAAATTATAGTTTGGCATGGGTTAAGGCAAAATTTGGAAGTTATTTCTTAAATAGCGCAATTTATACGGTTACCGGAGTTTTTGGGGTAGTTTTTCTTTCTTCTTTGGCTGCTTACGGTTTCGCACGGCTTGAGATGTGGGGAAAAAACTTTTTCTTTTATCTTTTGATTTCAACTCTTTTAATCCCTGTTCCCGGCGTATTTGTGCCTCTTTATCTTTTATTAAAAAATCTCGGCCTTCTAGATACAAGGACAGGACTGGTTCTGTGCTATATAAGCGGAGGGCTTGCTTTCGGTATTTTCTTGTTGAGGTCCTTTTTTGAAGAACTGCCCAAAGAAATTGAAGAAGCAGCCCTGATTGACGGGGCTTCCAAATTCGGAATTTATTGGAGGATAGCTCTTCCGCTTGCGCGGCCCGCAATAGCTACGCTGATTATTTTTAATTCACTTACCATCTGGAACGAATTTCTGCTTGCATTAGTTGTACTTCAAGACAAAGCCAAAATGCCCATTCAAAGGGGATTAATGGTATTTCAGGGAACTCATATAACTGATTATCCTTTACTGATGGCTGGGCTTACCATTGCAACCATTCCCGTGCTTGTTATTTATTTACTTATGCAAAAACACATAGTAAAAGGAATAGCGGCCGGAGCTTTAAAAGGCTAA
- the rlmN gene encoding 23S rRNA (adenine(2503)-C(2))-methyltransferase RlmN has translation MNKYFLDLEPEDIEKEILALGENRFRANQLIEWVYKKRIESFAECSNLPALLRNKLDKIFFLRSLKLKDKKESTTDGTARYGFLTSDKLNVYTVFLPKRDRNSICLSVQIGCPIKCKFCFSGKVKFRRNLTRGEIIEQIMQIEKEKGVKINSVLLMGMGEPLLNYENVTGAIRSLIDFKQIGISRKHVTISTVGLVPQIRKLADELLGIRLAISLHAPTDSIRKSFISEKVPYSVKEILKAGLYFSRKNNSHLTIEYLLISGINDTPNNAKELFQLIEKSAKPKDQIQVNLIPYNDTKGEGMIVPQKEAILRFKNYLIKNNILAMIRESRGADIGSACGQLGI, from the coding sequence ATGAATAAATATTTCCTTGACCTTGAACCGGAAGACATAGAAAAAGAAATTTTGGCTTTGGGCGAAAATCGTTTCAGGGCAAATCAGCTTATTGAATGGGTTTATAAGAAAAGAATTGAGAGTTTTGCCGAGTGTTCAAATTTGCCGGCACTTTTGAGAAACAAGCTTGATAAAATCTTTTTTTTGCGTTCATTGAAACTTAAAGATAAAAAAGAGTCAACTACTGACGGGACCGCAAGATACGGCTTTTTAACTAGCGATAAATTAAACGTTTATACCGTTTTTCTTCCTAAAAGGGATAGAAATAGTATTTGTTTGTCAGTTCAAATCGGGTGCCCGATAAAATGCAAATTTTGTTTTTCTGGGAAAGTTAAATTTCGAAGGAACTTAACAAGGGGAGAAATTATTGAGCAAATAATGCAGATTGAGAAAGAAAAAGGAGTCAAAATAAACAGCGTTCTTTTAATGGGGATGGGGGAGCCGCTTCTTAATTATGAGAATGTTACCGGAGCGATACGTTCCTTAATTGATTTTAAACAGATTGGTATAAGCAGGAAACATGTAACAATATCTACGGTCGGGCTGGTTCCTCAAATCAGAAAATTAGCAGACGAGCTTCTTGGGATTCGTCTGGCGATTTCGTTGCATGCTCCTACAGATTCTATTAGGAAAAGCTTTATTTCGGAAAAGGTTCCTTATTCGGTGAAAGAAATACTTAAAGCAGGCCTTTATTTTTCAAGAAAAAATAATTCGCACCTTACAATTGAATACTTATTGATTTCGGGAATAAATGATACGCCCAACAATGCCAAAGAATTATTTCAGCTTATAGAAAAATCCGCAAAACCCAAAGACCAGATTCAAGTAAATTTAATACCTTATAACGACACAAAGGGTGAAGGAATGATCGTTCCGCAAAAAGAAGCAATTCTGCGTTTTAAAAATTATTTGATAAAAAATAATATCCTTGCAATGATACGCGAATCACGCGGGGCTGATATAGGTTCAGCTTGCGGCCAACTGGGGATATAG
- a CDS encoding NAD+ synthase, whose amino-acid sequence MKIAIAQINLKVGDFKSNQLKIIEYIEKAKSAKADAVIFPELTVTGYPPEDLLLKRKFIKDNISYLKEIAGATSGISVILGFVDESKNFLYNAAALIKDKKINGIYRKMILPNYGVFDEKRYFKSGEKALVVSIDGIKAGINICEDLWYADGPIKDQVKKGAKILFVLNASPYHENKIKEREKILVEKAKRFKINIIYANLIGGQDELVFDGYSMAIDAKGKIIARAEGFKEELLIADIPIGKKTAKIHKNKIAGLLSEKEEVYSALKLGLKDYVYKNGFNEVVIGLSGGIDSALVAAIAVDALGKDKVHGIFMPSQYTSDESREDAESLAKNLGISLWNISIKEIFEIYLKTMEKHFNKLPVDITEENIQARIRGNIMMALSNKFNWLVLTTGNKSEMSTGYATLYGDMAGGLAVIKDVPKTLVYELAKFRNEKSQVISERILTKEPTAELRPNQKDTDSLPNYNILDPILKLYIEKDIEAEKIISKGFDKQTVCKVLNLVDKNEYKRRQSPPGIKITPKAFGRDRRMPITNKYADKQD is encoded by the coding sequence ATGAAAATAGCGATAGCTCAAATTAATTTAAAAGTAGGTGATTTTAAGTCAAACCAGCTTAAAATTATTGAATATATAGAAAAAGCTAAATCGGCAAAAGCTGATGCGGTTATTTTTCCGGAACTTACGGTAACAGGATACCCTCCTGAAGACCTGCTTTTAAAAAGAAAATTTATTAAAGACAATATTAGTTATCTAAAAGAAATAGCGGGCGCGACAAGCGGGATATCAGTTATTCTCGGTTTTGTAGACGAATCAAAAAACTTTCTTTATAATGCTGCGGCGCTTATTAAAGATAAAAAAATTAACGGAATTTACCGCAAAATGATTCTGCCGAACTACGGCGTGTTCGATGAAAAAAGATATTTTAAGTCAGGGGAAAAAGCTTTGGTTGTATCTATAGACGGTATCAAGGCGGGAATAAATATTTGCGAAGATTTGTGGTATGCCGATGGCCCCATAAAAGACCAGGTAAAAAAAGGCGCAAAAATATTATTTGTTTTGAATGCTTCCCCTTATCACGAAAATAAAATTAAGGAAAGAGAAAAAATCCTGGTAGAAAAAGCAAAAAGATTTAAAATAAATATAATTTATGCAAATCTTATCGGCGGCCAGGATGAGCTTGTTTTTGACGGTTACAGTATGGCCATTGATGCAAAAGGTAAAATAATTGCCCGTGCCGAAGGATTTAAAGAAGAACTTCTAATAGCTGACATACCCATAGGCAAAAAAACAGCCAAAATACATAAAAATAAAATAGCCGGACTTTTATCTGAAAAAGAAGAAGTTTATAGCGCATTAAAACTGGGATTAAAAGATTATGTTTATAAAAACGGTTTTAATGAGGTTGTAATAGGTTTAAGCGGCGGAATAGACTCGGCATTAGTAGCGGCGATAGCAGTAGATGCTTTGGGAAAAGATAAAGTTCATGGAATATTTATGCCGTCCCAATATACTTCGGATGAATCAAGAGAAGACGCTGAAAGTTTAGCAAAAAATTTAGGGATAAGCCTATGGAACATATCAATAAAAGAAATTTTTGAAATTTATTTAAAAACCATGGAAAAACACTTTAATAAATTGCCCGTTGATATTACTGAAGAAAATATTCAAGCCAGGATCAGGGGAAATATTATGATGGCTTTATCAAATAAATTTAACTGGCTTGTTCTTACTACAGGAAATAAATCAGAGATGAGCACGGGTTATGCAACTTTGTACGGGGATATGGCTGGCGGCCTTGCGGTAATTAAAGACGTGCCAAAAACTTTAGTCTATGAGCTGGCAAAATTCAGAAATGAGAAATCCCAAGTTATATCGGAAAGAATATTAACCAAGGAACCAACGGCTGAATTAAGGCCTAATCAAAAAGACACCGATTCTTTGCCTAACTATAATATTCTTGATCCGATACTTAAATTGTATATTGAAAAAGATATTGAAGCGGAAAAAATAATTTCTAAAGGATTTGATAAACAAACTGTATGTAAGGTCCTGAATCTTGTTGATAAAAATGAATATAAGAGAAGACAGTCTCCTCCGGGAATTAAAATTACTCCTAAAGCATTTGGAAGAGACAGAAGAATGCCGATAACCAATAAGTACGCGGATAAACAGGATTAA
- the rsmB gene encoding 16S rRNA (cytosine(967)-C(5))-methyltransferase RsmB has protein sequence MKNDNPRLLAFQILQKYYPGKTNISNLLNEFFRANEDYQNKGLIREFIWGIVRYLNTIDYFIDSFLDKKNVKNPVRNILRIGVFQLLYLSEKIPSYAAVSETVELTKLSGLSNFTTLVNAILRKIEREKIRLPLPDLEKNRIAFYSIKLSHPEWLISRWINRFGEKGAENLCIFNNINPELTIRTNTLKIARDKLKILLENEGIKSEYTKYSPDGLVLSVKPELETLESFNLGCFVVQDEASQLISYILDPQKNETILDLCSGSGIKSSHIAQLSNLETEIISIDNSPKQIEIAKENLLRLGISNIKFIEEYIQKVKNIKADKILLDTPCSGLGAIRKKPDIKWNRSEKMIKKHYPVIQKELLVNAADLLKKDGIIVYSTCTTEPEENENVVNDFLKKCKNFKLEKIENKIINNDLIDDNGYFFKTYKKNVIMDGFFAAKLKKLN, from the coding sequence AATATTATCCCGGAAAAACAAATATTTCTAATTTACTCAATGAATTTTTCAGGGCCAATGAAGACTATCAAAATAAGGGTTTAATAAGAGAATTTATCTGGGGAATAGTCCGTTATCTCAATACAATAGACTATTTTATTGATAGTTTTTTGGATAAGAAAAATGTTAAAAATCCGGTTAGAAATATATTAAGAATCGGTGTTTTTCAGCTTCTTTATTTATCGGAAAAAATTCCAAGCTATGCCGCAGTAAGTGAAACCGTAGAGTTGACCAAATTGTCAGGTTTATCAAACTTTACAACTCTAGTTAATGCTATACTAAGAAAAATTGAAAGAGAAAAAATAAGACTTCCGTTGCCTGATTTAGAAAAAAATCGGATTGCTTTTTATTCTATTAAACTTTCTCATCCTGAATGGCTGATTTCGCGGTGGATTAATAGATTTGGAGAAAAAGGCGCCGAAAACCTTTGCATTTTCAACAATATCAATCCTGAATTAACTATAAGAACAAATACTCTTAAAATAGCAAGAGATAAGCTTAAAATACTGCTTGAAAATGAAGGAATTAAAAGTGAATATACCAAATATTCTCCCGATGGGCTAGTTTTATCTGTGAAACCCGAACTGGAGACACTAGAAAGCTTTAATCTGGGTTGTTTTGTAGTGCAGGACGAAGCATCGCAGCTTATATCATACATTTTAGATCCGCAAAAAAACGAAACTATCCTTGATTTGTGTTCAGGTTCAGGTATAAAATCATCACATATAGCCCAACTTAGTAACCTTGAAACGGAAATTATTTCAATAGATAATTCGCCTAAACAAATTGAAATAGCTAAAGAGAATTTATTACGGCTTGGAATCTCAAATATTAAATTTATTGAAGAATATATTCAAAAAGTAAAAAATATTAAAGCGGATAAAATTCTTCTTGATACACCTTGTTCCGGATTGGGCGCAATTCGAAAGAAACCTGATATTAAATGGAATCGTTCTGAAAAAATGATCAAGAAACATTACCCGGTTATACAGAAAGAATTACTTGTTAATGCGGCTGATTTATTGAAAAAGGATGGTATAATAGTTTATAGCACTTGTACTACGGAACCGGAAGAAAACGAGAATGTTGTAAATGATTTCCTGAAGAAATGCAAAAATTTCAAGTTGGAAAAAATAGAAAACAAAATAATTAATAACGATTTAATTGACGATAATGGTTATTTTTTTAAAACTTATAAAAAAAACGTGATAATGGATGGTTTTTTTGCGGCAAAACTAAAAAAGTTAAACTAA